In the Lepisosteus oculatus isolate fLepOcu1 chromosome 6, fLepOcu1.hap2, whole genome shotgun sequence genome, one interval contains:
- the fam110b gene encoding protein FAM110B: MPTETLQTDSMVKPVGQATTFTSAVPLRILNKGPDYFRRQAEPNPKRLSAVERLEADKAKYVKSQEVINAKQEPVKPAVLAKPPVCPVTKRAGSSPALKASNNNSKSDSSVKRENLNLEILKNIINSSEGSSSGTAHKHSARSWAPHRSESTELNRRSFAESLKVFPTQGHSSPQGSNLNISKRLFEEQSSDSSLHVSHSSSDIRRICNGKPFKATPSSSSAPPLPPKPNITASSTLKSPENDAGEPDSGVSRRPSLHRSKSDLSDRYARASADVERFFNYCGLDPEELENFGVENFTRANSDIISLNFRSASMISSDCEQSRHSNDDLTDDEDANERVPYGISAVERNARVIKWLYSIKQARESQKVSHV; the protein is encoded by the coding sequence ATGCCTACAGAAACACTACAGACAGATAGCATGGTCAAGCCTGTCGGCCAAGCAACTACATTTACTTCTGCTGTACCTCTCCGCATTCTCAACAAAGGGCCGGATTATTTCCGCAGGCAGGCAGAACCCAACCCTAAAAGACTGAGCGCGGTTGAGAGGCTGGAAGCGGACAAGGCAAAATATGTGAAAAGTCAAGAAGTGATAAATGCAAAGCAGGAGCCTGTGAAGCCAGCAGTGTTAGCCAAGCCCCCTGTATGCCCTGTCACAAAAAGGGCAGGAAGCAGCCCAGCCCTGAAAGCTTCCAACAATAACTCCAAGTCGGACAGCAGTGTGAAAAGAGAGAATCTGAACCTGGAAATCCTGAAAAATATCATCAACAGTTCAGAGGGATCTTCCTCCGGGACGGCGCATAAACATAGTGCCAGAAGCTGGGCTCCTCATAGGTCGGAATCGACAGAGCTTAACCGACGGTCGTTTGCGGAGTCGCTGAAAGTGTTCCCCACTCAAGGTCACTCAAGCCCCCAGGGAAGTAACCTAAATATCAGTAAACGCCTGTTTGAAGAGCAGTCTAGTGATTCATCACTGCATGTGTCCCATAGTTCTTCGGATATTAGAAGAATATGTAATGGCAAGCCATTCAAAGCGACACCCAGCAGTAGTTCTGCACCACCCTTGCCGCCTAAGCCCAACATCACCGCCTCCAGTACGCTTAAATCGCCGGAAAATGATGCTGGAGAGCCAGACAGTGGTGTAAGCAGGAGACCCTCTCTCCACAGATCGAAGTCTGATCTAAGTGACAGATATGCTCGCGCTAGTGCAGATGTTGaacgtttttttaattactgtggACTGGATCCTGAAGAACTTGAAAATTTCGGTGTGGAGAACTTCACCCGGGCAAACTCGGATATCATTTCTCTCAACTTTCGCAGCGCAAGCATGATCAGTTCAGACTGTGAGCAATCAAGACATAGCAATGACGACCTAACAGACGATGAGGACGCCAATGAACGAGTACCTTATGGCATCTCTGCAGTTGAAAGAAATGCCAGAGTCATCAAATGGCTCTATAGCATCAAGCAAGCCCGCGAATCGCAGAAAGTGTCTCACGTTTGA